The following coding sequences are from one Xiphias gladius isolate SHS-SW01 ecotype Sanya breed wild chromosome 14, ASM1685928v1, whole genome shotgun sequence window:
- the larp6b gene encoding LOW QUALITY PROTEIN: la-related protein 6b (The sequence of the model RefSeq protein was modified relative to this genomic sequence to represent the inferred CDS: deleted 1 base in 1 codon), whose protein sequence is MSNPTGDDSQSAQDEEERQREVLFFNIKAHLEDLFSDRQLAQDGFLLKHVQKNKQGYVSLKLLTCLKKIKALTTNWYMTLAAAEYSDLLEVNDERTKVRRIAPLPKWLLCSPTSKLLLAWNISEDQTREDGAAQGLERPSLSERILQRFSAHGVVTSVWILHPGKELPKELRCYATRHKALGQHLCAVVKFDSLDAVRKAYNVLKAEEEKSNGKGMCVVPLGFQSMHRVGKDESSEEKNKDQPENALSQENPSETSEDSVQEEPSSPATVSDKTPDTRLPQNTLNNSVQKTFEQISTSCKGQSFSGLNERYSRMTWCSGDFDKESSRSPWVMRRKFEAIALNPEAPVHPNVLYLMQRVLRQPFGPDGTTGFQGGGKSLQRIEEDEFKFSPGRSSQR, encoded by the exons ATGAGCAATCCAACTGG AGATGATTCACAATCTGCCCAAGATGAGGAAGAGCGTCAACGTGAGGTGCTCTTCTTCAACATTAAAGCCCATTTGGAAGATTTGTTCTCCGACCGTCAGCTGGCACAGGACGGCTTCCTGCTGAAACACGTGCAGAAGAACAAGCAGGGCTACGTGAGTCTCAAGCTCCTCACTTGtttgaaaaag ATAAAGGCCCTGACCACAAACTGGTACATGACTCTAGCAGCAGCGGAGTACTCAGACCTTCTGGAAGTGAATGATGAGCGCACGAAAGTGAGGCGGATAGCACCACTTCCCAAGTGGCTGCTCTGTTCCCCCACCAGCAAGCTCCTCCTTGCCTGGAACATATCTGAGGACCAAACCAGAGAGGACGGAGCAGCCCAAGGCCTGGAGCGACCTTCACTTTCAGAGAGAATCCTCCAAAGGTTTAGCGCTCACGGTGTTGTCACGTCGGTCTGGATCCTGCATCCTGGCAAAGAGCTGCCTAAGGAACTGCGGTGCTACGCCACACGTCACAAAGCGCTTGGCCAACATTTGTGTGCAGTGGTCAAGTTCGATAGTTTAGATGCAGTTCGTAAGGCCTACAATGTCCTGAAGGCAGAAGAGGAGAAGTCCAATGGGAAGGGCATGTGTGTGGTGCCTTTGGGATTCCAGTCAATGCATCGCGTCGGCAAGGACGAATcctcagaagaaaaaaataaggacCAACCTGAGAACGCGCTGTCCCAGGAAAATCCGAGTGAAACCTCAGAAGATTCAGTCCAGGAGGAACCCTCTTCACCAGCTACGGTCTCCGACAAGACTCCAGACACACGTCTGCCCCAAAATACTTTGAACAACTCCGTTCAAAAAACCTTTGAGCAGATCTCCACCAGCTGCAAGGGCCAGTCCTTCTCTGGTTTGAATGAGAGGTACAGTAGAATGACCTGGTGCTCCGGAGACTTTGATAAGGAGAGTTCTCGGAGCCCCTGGGTGATGAGGCGCAAATTTGAAGCTATTGCATTAAACCCCGAAGCGCCTGTACACCCGAATGTGCTCTACTTGATGCAAAGAGTGCTGCGTCAGCCCTTCGGCCCTGATGGCACCACAGGGTTTCAGGGCGGAGGGAAGTCGCTGCAGCGGATCGAAGAA GACGAGTTCAAATTCTCACCTGGGCGGAGTA